One window from the genome of Acidiferrobacterales bacterium encodes:
- a CDS encoding aminotransferase class V-fold PLP-dependent enzyme encodes MSKPQFDLRFIRSQFPNIGDWAFFENAGGTFVPSTVSDRVYDYMRCNQVQPGAPYRASAQAQQRIDRSHQKLAELVNAAPEEVIVGHSTTMNVYVLANALKPSLKAGDEIVVTNLDHEPNIGSWRRLEDAGVTIRQWEIDPDTADLGGVEKLAPLLSDRTRLVCCTWCSNITGAINDIRSIADLVHSAGALICVDAVAYAPHRALDFQASSVDFLLFSLYKLYGPHLGVLCGKKEHLLKLENQNHFFFTKSALPCKLQPGGYLHETAASIEGIGEYFDRVFHHHFGECGRSLHDRYIKVFEMFAAHEDEIARPLMDYLNTRNDVRIIGPAQVGAASRVPTISFAVEGKRSDKVAEQLGYQDIGIGSGNFYAKRCVDALGLDRAGGVIRISMVHYNSASEVERLIAALDSIL; translated from the coding sequence ATGAGCAAGCCACAATTCGACCTGCGTTTCATTCGCAGCCAGTTTCCGAATATCGGTGATTGGGCCTTTTTCGAAAACGCGGGCGGCACTTTCGTTCCATCGACGGTCAGCGATCGCGTCTATGACTACATGCGCTGCAATCAGGTTCAGCCCGGTGCGCCTTATCGAGCGTCAGCTCAAGCGCAGCAGCGCATTGACCGCAGTCATCAGAAACTCGCCGAACTGGTCAATGCCGCCCCTGAGGAAGTCATCGTGGGTCACTCGACCACCATGAATGTGTACGTCCTGGCCAATGCGCTGAAACCTTCACTGAAAGCAGGCGATGAGATAGTCGTTACCAACCTTGACCACGAACCGAATATCGGCTCATGGCGCAGGCTTGAGGATGCGGGAGTGACAATCCGGCAATGGGAGATTGACCCTGACACAGCGGATCTTGGGGGAGTGGAAAAACTCGCGCCTTTACTTTCAGATCGAACCCGTCTTGTGTGCTGCACCTGGTGTTCGAATATTACGGGCGCAATAAACGATATTCGGTCGATTGCTGATCTGGTGCATTCGGCCGGTGCGTTGATTTGCGTCGATGCTGTGGCTTATGCACCTCATCGCGCGTTGGATTTTCAGGCGTCTTCGGTCGACTTCCTTCTATTCAGTCTGTATAAATTGTACGGACCTCATCTGGGCGTGTTGTGCGGCAAAAAGGAACACCTTCTGAAACTGGAAAATCAGAATCATTTCTTTTTCACCAAGTCCGCCTTGCCCTGCAAGCTTCAGCCGGGCGGTTATCTGCACGAAACAGCCGCTTCGATTGAAGGTATCGGCGAATATTTTGACCGCGTTTTTCACCATCACTTCGGTGAATGTGGACGGAGTCTGCACGATCGCTACATCAAGGTGTTCGAAATGTTCGCCGCACATGAAGATGAAATAGCCCGCCCACTGATGGATTATCTCAATACGCGCAACGATGTTCGCATCATCGGTCCAGCGCAAGTCGGCGCTGCTTCACGAGTACCGACAATTTCTTTCGCGGTTGAGGGAAAACGCTCCGACAAAGTTGCCGAACAGCTCGGTTATCAAGACATTGGCATCGGCTCCGGCAACTTTTATGCGAAGCGCTGTGTCGATGCACTTGGACTGGACCGGGCGGGCGGAGTCATACGCATCAGTATGGTCCATTACAATTCCGCATCAGAAGTCGAGCGTCTGATCGCGGCGCTGGACAGTATCCTGTAA
- the secA gene encoding preprotein translocase subunit SecA — MFSKTLSKVFGSRNERLLKQFSKTVKAINELEPAMQAMSDEELAAHTPKLKELLETGQPIDDILPTAFAVVREASARTLNMRHFDVQLVGGMVLHLGKIAEMRTGEGKTLVATLPVYLNALAGHSVHIVTVNDYLARRDAQWMGAIYSFLGISVGVVVPNMTPNEKQAAYACDVVYGTNNELGFDYLRDNMAFRANHRVQGKLTYAIVDEVDSILIDEARTPLIISGAAEDSTALYAHMNRIVPKLTQQIEEDGPGDFHVDEKSRQVYLTDEGHEHAEKLLATAGLLPEGSTLYDFSNVALVHHLHAALRANRLFQKDVDYIVHEGQIVIVDEFTGRMQPGRRWSDGLHQAVEAKEGVTVQRENQTLASITFQNYFRLYDRLAGMTGTADTEAEEFQQIYGLEVVVIPTHMEMVRDDNPDLVYRTSREKYAAIVEGIQNCRDRGQPVLVGTASIETSEYLAGLLSKGSIPHEVLNAKQHEREARIIAQAGRPGAVTIATNMAGRGTDIVLGGNLEMELADAQSNSADPESIRMDWQGRHDAVVSSGGLHVLSTERHESRRVDNQLRGRSGRQGDPGSSRFYLSLEDNLLRIFASEKVSSLMGKLGMEEGEAIEHSWVSKAIENAQRKVEGRNFDIRKQLLEFDDVANEQRKVVYDQRNALMDSEDIRDAIDLIQGEFVAYVVDSCIPKETADEYWEVDRLAREIDHAFDLKLPISQWLDEDSNLTQDSLLTRINESVQERYFQRMEEVGENEMKAVEKAVMLMVLDNAWKDHLANMDFLRQGIHLRGYAQKNPKQEYKREAFEMFSDMLQNVRHEVVRMLSRVRIAASDTAETIGRRKAPPQQKMQFFHPQSDTYAGQEPAPSPQPGSQSGSAVPARKPVVKQVVREGRKVGRNEPCPCGSGKKYKVCCGKAA, encoded by the coding sequence ATGTTCTCGAAGACGCTGTCGAAGGTTTTTGGCAGTCGAAATGAAAGACTGCTCAAGCAGTTTTCCAAGACTGTCAAGGCAATTAATGAACTAGAGCCGGCCATGCAAGCCATGTCGGATGAGGAGCTTGCCGCGCATACACCGAAACTGAAAGAACTCCTCGAGACCGGCCAACCGATTGACGACATCCTGCCGACGGCTTTTGCAGTCGTTCGCGAGGCGTCTGCAAGAACGCTGAACATGCGGCATTTCGATGTGCAGCTGGTTGGCGGCATGGTGCTTCATCTTGGCAAGATCGCCGAAATGCGCACCGGCGAGGGCAAGACGCTTGTCGCCACACTCCCGGTCTATCTCAACGCGCTGGCTGGACATTCAGTACATATCGTGACCGTCAACGACTATCTGGCCCGCCGGGATGCGCAGTGGATGGGAGCGATCTATTCATTTCTTGGCATTTCGGTTGGTGTCGTTGTTCCCAATATGACCCCGAATGAGAAACAGGCTGCCTACGCCTGTGACGTTGTTTACGGCACGAACAATGAGTTGGGTTTTGACTACCTGCGTGACAACATGGCCTTTAGGGCCAATCATCGTGTTCAGGGAAAACTCACCTATGCCATCGTTGACGAAGTTGATTCGATCCTGATTGATGAGGCAAGAACCCCGCTGATCATATCGGGTGCCGCCGAGGACAGTACAGCACTCTACGCGCACATGAACCGGATTGTTCCAAAACTCACCCAACAGATCGAGGAGGATGGCCCCGGCGATTTTCATGTGGATGAGAAGTCCCGACAGGTGTATCTCACAGATGAGGGACACGAACACGCCGAAAAGCTGTTGGCCACGGCAGGATTGCTGCCCGAAGGCAGCACGCTGTATGATTTCTCGAACGTCGCATTGGTGCATCATCTGCATGCAGCGTTGCGGGCCAATCGGTTGTTTCAGAAGGATGTGGACTACATCGTGCATGAAGGCCAGATCGTAATTGTCGATGAGTTCACAGGAAGGATGCAGCCGGGGCGTCGATGGTCGGACGGACTCCATCAGGCGGTCGAGGCCAAGGAAGGGGTGACGGTTCAGCGCGAGAACCAGACGCTTGCATCCATCACTTTCCAGAACTATTTCCGTCTTTACGACCGGCTTGCCGGAATGACCGGTACTGCGGATACGGAAGCGGAGGAATTTCAGCAGATCTATGGACTGGAAGTGGTGGTGATTCCGACACATATGGAGATGGTTCGGGACGATAATCCTGATCTGGTGTACCGCACGTCTCGAGAAAAATACGCCGCCATTGTCGAGGGCATTCAGAATTGTCGGGACCGCGGTCAGCCGGTCCTGGTCGGCACTGCCTCGATCGAGACATCCGAGTATCTGGCGGGGCTGCTCAGCAAAGGCAGTATTCCGCATGAGGTGCTGAATGCCAAACAACATGAGAGAGAAGCGCGCATCATCGCTCAGGCGGGTCGTCCCGGTGCGGTGACGATCGCCACCAACATGGCGGGTCGGGGTACCGACATCGTTCTTGGCGGCAATCTGGAAATGGAACTCGCCGATGCACAATCTAATAGCGCTGACCCTGAATCCATCAGAATGGATTGGCAAGGTCGTCATGATGCAGTGGTCAGTTCCGGCGGCCTGCACGTACTGAGCACCGAAAGACACGAATCCAGAAGGGTGGACAACCAGCTCAGGGGACGCTCTGGCCGTCAGGGTGATCCGGGCTCAAGCAGATTCTACCTTTCTTTGGAAGACAACCTTCTGCGAATCTTCGCGTCTGAGAAGGTGTCAAGCCTGATGGGTAAATTGGGCATGGAAGAGGGCGAGGCGATCGAGCACAGCTGGGTCAGCAAGGCCATCGAAAATGCACAGCGCAAGGTCGAAGGCAGGAACTTTGACATACGCAAGCAGTTGCTGGAATTTGACGATGTGGCCAACGAGCAGCGAAAGGTTGTATACGATCAGCGAAATGCCCTAATGGATTCGGAAGACATCCGCGATGCGATCGACCTGATCCAGGGTGAATTCGTAGCGTATGTTGTAGATTCCTGCATCCCTAAGGAAACTGCCGACGAGTACTGGGAAGTCGATCGACTTGCCCGCGAAATTGATCATGCGTTCGACCTTAAGTTGCCGATCTCACAGTGGCTGGATGAAGACTCCAACCTGACTCAGGACAGCTTGCTGACGCGAATCAATGAATCCGTTCAGGAACGATACTTTCAACGAATGGAGGAAGTCGGCGAAAATGAGATGAAAGCGGTGGAAAAGGCTGTGATGCTGATGGTACTTGACAACGCATGGAAAGATCATCTGGCCAACATGGATTTCCTTCGGCAGGGCATTCATCTGCGCGGCTATGCCCAGAAAAATCCCAAGCAGGAATATAAGCGCGAGGCATTCGAAATGTTTTCCGACATGCTTCAGAACGTGCGTCATGAAGTCGTGCGAATGTTGTCGCGTGTTCGGATTGCGGCGTCTGACACTGCTGAGACGATCGGTCGTCGCAAAGCTCCGCCGCAGCAGAAAATGCAATTTTTTCATCCGCAATCCGATACCTACGCCGGACAAGAGCCAGCACCCTCACCGCAACCCGGGTCACAATCGGGTTCAGCGGTGCCGGCGAGAAAACCGGTTGTCAAGCAGGTCGTTCGGGAAGGCCGCAAAGTGGGACGGAACGAGCCCTGTCCCTGTGGTTCTGGAAAGAAATACAAGGTCTGTTGCGGGAAGGCGGCCTGA
- a CDS encoding ABC transporter ATP-binding protein has product MNESTENSPIVVLKDVSKSFLEGDNHRSVLADINARFRRGGIHAVVGRSGSGKSTLLNLIAGVDLPDSGTIEINGCAINESTEHQRTLLRRETIGFIFQFFNLIPSLTVQENVQLPLDLAGMDSRQDRVMHILDRVGLRDRADDYPQVLSGGERQRVAIARAVVHEPELLLADEPTGNLDYDSASQVLEALRYTAHQRTVIVVTHSREIASQADEVWPLRFGSFDHPDPQS; this is encoded by the coding sequence TTGAACGAATCCACGGAAAACTCACCGATTGTAGTCCTCAAGGACGTCTCCAAGTCCTTTCTTGAAGGTGACAATCACAGATCTGTACTGGCTGACATCAATGCCCGATTCAGACGAGGTGGCATTCACGCGGTAGTCGGCCGAAGCGGCTCTGGCAAGTCAACCCTGCTGAACCTTATCGCCGGAGTTGACCTGCCGGACAGCGGAACGATCGAAATCAACGGCTGTGCCATCAACGAATCCACCGAACACCAAAGAACTCTGCTTCGAAGAGAAACGATCGGGTTCATATTTCAGTTCTTCAACCTTATTCCTTCCCTTACGGTACAGGAGAATGTTCAACTGCCCTTGGATCTCGCCGGCATGGACAGCCGTCAGGATCGAGTGATGCATATTCTGGACCGGGTTGGACTGAGGGACCGCGCAGATGACTACCCACAAGTACTGTCAGGCGGAGAAAGACAGCGGGTCGCCATTGCCAGAGCCGTTGTACACGAACCTGAACTGCTGCTTGCCGACGAACCTACAGGCAACCTGGACTACGACAGCGCCAGTCAGGTTCTCGAAGCATTGCGCTACACCGCACATCAGCGAACAGTCATTGTGGTCACTCACAGCAGGGAAATCGCGAGTCAGGCGGATGAAGTCTGGCCGTTGCGGTTCGGATCATTCGATCACCCCGATCCGCAGTCATGA
- the mutT gene encoding 8-oxo-dGTP diphosphatase MutT: MQNIEPERIAVAVGLILDSENKILIGQRTVQDAYLGKWEFPGGKIEPAESADEALHRELWEEIGISVIDTVHFMTFEYDYPDRKVLLDFRLVSHYDGTPVAREQQNLRWVQLAQLGDFDMLAPNVCVIEALRHKYG, from the coding sequence ATGCAGAATATCGAACCTGAGCGTATCGCGGTGGCAGTCGGCCTGATCCTGGATTCCGAAAACAAGATTTTGATCGGACAGAGAACAGTACAGGATGCATACCTGGGAAAATGGGAGTTTCCGGGCGGGAAGATCGAACCTGCTGAATCTGCTGACGAGGCATTGCATAGGGAGTTGTGGGAAGAGATTGGAATTTCTGTCATTGATACTGTTCATTTCATGACTTTCGAGTATGATTATCCGGACCGAAAGGTCCTGCTTGATTTTCGGTTGGTCAGTCACTATGACGGAACTCCCGTTGCTCGCGAGCAACAGAACCTGCGATGGGTGCAGCTGGCGCAGTTGGGAGACTTTGATATGCTGGCACCGAATGTCTGCGTCATTGAGGCATTGAGGCACAAATACGGATAG
- the gloA gene encoding lactoylglutathione lyase — translation MSEPKPDFRLDHTMIRVFDQEKTLDFYTRILGMKILRQNEYPEGRFTNTFIGYQGEDEGTTIEMTYNWDQQEPYDMGDAWGHLALKVSDVYATANYLKSQGVEFVREPGPMKGGTRVIAFIKDPNGYKIELNEPIGG, via the coding sequence ATGAGTGAGCCAAAACCTGACTTTCGACTTGACCACACCATGATCCGCGTATTCGATCAGGAAAAAACACTGGATTTCTATACCCGCATCCTTGGCATGAAAATCCTGCGGCAGAACGAGTATCCGGAAGGTCGGTTTACCAACACCTTCATCGGATATCAGGGCGAGGACGAGGGAACAACGATCGAAATGACCTACAACTGGGATCAGCAAGAGCCGTACGACATGGGCGATGCCTGGGGGCATCTGGCGCTCAAGGTTTCCGATGTCTATGCGACTGCGAATTATCTCAAGTCACAGGGTGTAGAATTTGTGCGCGAGCCGGGCCCGATGAAGGGCGGTACCCGCGTGATCGCATTCATCAAGGATCCCAACGGCTACAAGATCGAGTTGAACGAACCCATCGGCGGATGA
- the argJ gene encoding bifunctional glutamate N-acetyltransferase/amino-acid acetyltransferase ArgJ, with protein sequence MSVGLQPPGNLRPVAGIRIGAVDAGIRKSPGEDLAIFEISGESTIAGVFTNNEARAAPVDVAIDHLLFMAADQCGKIRAMVVNSGNANAGLGKTGVDDCLQVCRNVADELEIPVESVIPFSTGVIGERLPLEKFEQSVGRCVQTLNEDNWLAAAQAIMTTDTVAKGVTRVVDLGDAGQIVITGIAKGSGMINPDMATMLAFIATDAQAPLDFLETELQTAVDKSFNRITVDGDTSTNDSCMLIATGASGVRISPDVSDQAIEQFRKALGDVAVELAQAIVRDGEGATKFVTVEVVGTASPEDAVAIAKTVANSPLVKTAMHAADPNWGRIYAAIGRAPTEYLDLSDVQICIGDVEVFVNGEASPQYSEDKALEVMNNEEFTIFIDLGVSRDKSNSATVWTCDFSAEYVRINAEYRT encoded by the coding sequence ATGAGTGTAGGTCTCCAGCCGCCCGGAAACTTACGGCCTGTCGCGGGCATCCGGATCGGCGCCGTCGACGCAGGGATTCGCAAGTCTCCAGGTGAGGATCTTGCGATTTTCGAGATCTCGGGCGAATCCACGATCGCCGGAGTGTTCACTAACAACGAAGCGCGGGCAGCTCCGGTTGATGTGGCGATTGACCACCTGCTGTTCATGGCCGCCGACCAGTGCGGAAAAATCCGCGCCATGGTGGTCAACAGTGGAAATGCCAATGCCGGTCTGGGCAAGACAGGCGTCGACGATTGCCTCCAGGTCTGTCGGAATGTTGCTGACGAGTTGGAAATTCCAGTCGAATCTGTCATTCCTTTTTCCACCGGCGTGATCGGCGAACGATTGCCGCTTGAGAAGTTCGAACAGTCGGTCGGTCGCTGCGTGCAGACTTTGAATGAGGACAACTGGCTGGCCGCAGCCCAGGCAATCATGACCACTGATACCGTTGCCAAGGGTGTCACCCGAGTGGTTGATCTGGGAGATGCGGGTCAGATCGTCATCACCGGAATTGCCAAAGGATCAGGTATGATCAACCCTGACATGGCAACCATGCTGGCATTTATCGCGACAGACGCACAGGCGCCGCTTGATTTCCTTGAAACTGAGTTGCAAACCGCCGTTGACAAAAGCTTCAATCGAATCACTGTGGACGGCGACACGTCGACCAACGATTCCTGTATGCTGATTGCGACGGGTGCTTCGGGTGTGCGAATTTCACCGGATGTCTCGGACCAGGCAATCGAGCAGTTCCGGAAAGCGCTCGGTGACGTCGCGGTTGAATTAGCGCAGGCAATTGTTCGGGATGGTGAAGGTGCAACCAAGTTTGTGACCGTTGAGGTTGTGGGTACGGCGAGCCCGGAAGATGCAGTTGCAATCGCAAAGACCGTTGCCAACTCACCGCTTGTCAAAACCGCCATGCATGCCGCAGACCCGAACTGGGGAAGAATTTACGCGGCAATCGGACGGGCGCCGACTGAGTATCTGGATTTGTCCGATGTACAAATCTGTATCGGGGACGTTGAGGTGTTCGTGAACGGTGAGGCCAGCCCGCAATACAGTGAGGACAAGGCGCTCGAGGTCATGAATAACGAGGAATTTACGATATTTATCGATCTTGGAGTCAGCAGGGACAAGTCCAATTCTGCGACAGTGTGGACGTGCGACTTCAGTGCGGAGTATGTGAGGATCAATGCAGAATATCGAACCTGA
- a CDS encoding ABC transporter permease, with the protein MRLIFVSWLREILRRPALTLLSIVGVALGVATVAAVDIANDSAKKSFLAANETIYGTTTHRITGRIAQELYRHLRVDLGLDVTPVADGLIESGQTGKPRLRLYGIDPLAEINVSSNQIWSEVGIGTAATLIGNQFTVMATPQTAQLLGWSVGETITISGAEDDFNLTLIGLLEPANPLQAQSLRYLLLTDIATAQIVLDRRGYLSAIHALFDESAEIELTQSALPDDVYIENQSQQNDSQVALTRAFQINLTALGLLAFLVAMFLIYNTTSFMINRRQRHIGLIRILGALPRDIIVCALLEVVIISAIATAIGLAIGIQLSVVLLELVEQSIATLYFPISADIAVLSPITVTKAIILGIVTPVLLALAVIRTISSMPPAVAVGRSRVEHYSTGPGIRSFAVGCGGMVAGALLLWGNQRSIVLGFAGIFLIVIGYLQLVPLITDRLKRLLRPLIRRGLGVQGLMTIRAFSSRPGQTSITIAVLCLALSAVIGVDIMVSSFRLTVDQWLTSRLRGDVYITTPSQSDTGLKLEDIAQLQELDGLTAFGVAKWATIPTVSGKTTVFAVDYGEDAFRGFQFKEQTDNDVWTQFTAGAVIVSEPYAYRNDVRVGDTVELLIGKSPVRFPIAGVFYDYSSDQGIVAIHRDVYVSHFGDHTISSVALFADPQTDLAALSDTIEQRIQSPQARVWRNQELHEASMQIFDQTFAITYVLRTLAIIVAFVAVLSALATLQIERERELVVLRTIGFTVLRNWSVASIETGVMGLLAGMLSLPIGILMAWLLIWVIEQRSFGWTMKMQLDPLILIEAVALAVIAALIAGTIAAWRQVRKVPAMALQGID; encoded by the coding sequence ATGAGGCTCATATTCGTTTCCTGGCTGCGCGAGATTCTGCGTCGTCCCGCGCTCACCTTATTGTCCATAGTCGGAGTTGCCCTGGGCGTCGCCACAGTCGCCGCAGTTGACATCGCCAATGACAGCGCGAAGAAGAGTTTTCTCGCCGCCAATGAGACCATCTACGGCACAACCACACACAGAATCACCGGTCGAATAGCACAAGAGCTGTATCGACATCTGCGTGTCGATCTCGGACTTGATGTCACGCCGGTCGCTGATGGTCTGATTGAATCAGGTCAAACAGGCAAGCCGCGGCTTCGACTGTACGGTATAGACCCGTTGGCCGAAATCAACGTCAGTTCAAACCAGATCTGGAGCGAAGTCGGTATCGGAACTGCCGCGACCCTGATCGGCAACCAATTCACGGTAATGGCAACACCACAAACTGCTCAATTGCTCGGCTGGTCGGTCGGAGAGACGATCACGATCTCAGGTGCCGAAGATGATTTCAATCTGACACTGATTGGCCTGTTGGAGCCGGCAAATCCCCTGCAAGCACAATCGCTTCGATATCTTCTCCTTACAGATATCGCTACCGCCCAGATCGTGCTTGACCGTCGCGGTTACCTGTCCGCAATTCATGCCCTATTCGATGAGTCGGCCGAGATCGAACTGACTCAGTCCGCCCTGCCCGACGATGTTTACATCGAAAACCAATCCCAGCAGAACGATTCGCAAGTCGCGTTGACTCGGGCATTCCAAATCAACCTTACCGCTCTGGGATTGCTGGCATTTCTGGTTGCGATGTTTCTCATCTACAACACCACATCCTTTATGATTAATCGCCGCCAGCGGCACATCGGACTGATTCGGATACTGGGTGCGCTGCCAAGGGATATCATTGTTTGCGCGTTGCTTGAGGTCGTGATCATCAGTGCGATCGCGACCGCAATCGGGCTTGCGATTGGAATTCAGCTGTCCGTAGTTCTGCTGGAACTTGTTGAGCAATCCATCGCGACCCTATATTTTCCGATATCCGCAGATATTGCCGTATTGTCACCGATTACAGTGACCAAGGCGATCATATTGGGTATCGTCACACCGGTGCTTTTGGCACTGGCGGTGATTCGTACAATTTCATCCATGCCGCCTGCGGTGGCGGTCGGACGGTCGCGAGTCGAACATTACTCGACAGGGCCCGGTATCAGGTCTTTCGCAGTCGGATGCGGGGGGATGGTCGCAGGGGCGTTGCTGCTGTGGGGGAATCAGCGCAGCATCGTTCTCGGATTCGCCGGCATCTTCCTGATCGTTATCGGGTATCTCCAGCTTGTTCCATTGATAACCGACCGGTTGAAACGACTGCTGCGCCCCCTCATCAGGCGAGGATTAGGCGTACAGGGCCTGATGACAATCCGGGCGTTCTCGTCGCGACCGGGACAGACTTCCATTACGATTGCAGTGCTGTGTCTCGCCTTGTCGGCAGTTATCGGAGTTGACATCATGGTCAGCAGTTTCCGTCTGACGGTCGACCAATGGCTGACCAGCCGCCTCAGGGGGGATGTCTACATCACCACGCCATCACAATCTGATACCGGCCTCAAACTCGAGGATATCGCGCAACTTCAGGAGCTTGATGGCCTGACAGCATTCGGAGTCGCAAAGTGGGCGACGATACCAACCGTTTCAGGGAAAACCACCGTATTCGCAGTTGACTACGGAGAAGACGCGTTCCGCGGATTCCAATTCAAGGAACAAACCGATAACGACGTCTGGACACAATTCACGGCCGGTGCCGTGATCGTCAGCGAACCGTACGCTTATCGCAACGATGTCCGGGTGGGAGATACCGTGGAGCTGCTGATCGGGAAAAGCCCTGTTCGGTTCCCGATCGCGGGAGTCTTTTACGACTACAGTTCAGACCAAGGAATTGTTGCGATCCATCGCGATGTCTATGTCAGCCATTTTGGTGATCACACCATTTCGTCCGTTGCCCTGTTTGCAGACCCGCAAACTGACTTGGCGGCACTCTCAGACACCATTGAACAGCGCATACAGTCGCCACAGGCGCGGGTGTGGCGAAATCAGGAGCTTCACGAAGCCTCAATGCAGATCTTCGATCAGACCTTCGCGATCACCTATGTCCTGCGAACCCTTGCGATCATCGTCGCTTTCGTGGCTGTCCTGTCAGCGTTGGCGACACTGCAGATTGAAAGAGAGAGGGAACTTGTCGTATTGAGAACAATTGGTTTCACAGTGCTTCGAAATTGGTCTGTCGCAAGTATTGAAACCGGTGTCATGGGACTTCTTGCAGGAATGCTTTCGCTTCCGATTGGCATCCTGATGGCCTGGCTGCTGATCTGGGTGATCGAGCAACGCTCATTCGGCTGGACCATGAAAATGCAATTGGACCCGTTGATTCTGATCGAAGCGGTGGCGTTGGCAGTCATCGCAGCATTAATTGCCGGAACAATCGCAGCATGGCGGCAGGTCCGTAAGGTTCCGGCCATGGCATTGCAGGGAATTGACTGA
- a CDS encoding cache domain-containing protein, protein MRTTLTIAFLLLAAAVSASADLKRGTAAEAKDMVARAIAYYDQVGSDRAFEKFTDNPAPEFFDRDLYVFVIRIGGPIVAHAANSSFVGVDIRQFVDIDSNEFGKKMLSTASPTGTWINYKSITLTDGAPRKKASWLVLHDNHLFGVGIYID, encoded by the coding sequence TTGCGAACCACACTGACAATCGCGTTTTTGCTTCTGGCAGCAGCAGTTTCGGCCAGCGCAGACCTCAAGCGCGGTACCGCTGCCGAGGCCAAGGACATGGTAGCGCGGGCGATTGCTTACTACGATCAGGTTGGTAGCGATAGGGCATTTGAAAAGTTTACTGACAACCCCGCGCCTGAGTTTTTCGACCGTGATCTTTACGTTTTCGTCATTCGGATTGGCGGGCCGATTGTTGCTCACGCGGCGAATTCATCCTTTGTCGGAGTCGATATCCGACAGTTCGTTGACATTGATTCAAACGAATTCGGCAAGAAAATGTTAAGCACTGCATCCCCGACAGGTACGTGGATCAACTATAAATCGATAACCCTGACTGATGGCGCACCGAGGAAAAAGGCAAGTTGGCTTGTACTGCACGACAATCACCTCTTTGGCGTTGGCATCTATATAGACTGA